The Microbacterium sp. LKL04 sequence GCCCGCGACATCGAGACGCTGTTCGACATCGAGGCGCCCATCGTGCTCGGGCCGTTCGGCGGCCTGTCGTCCGTGGCGCTCACCGCGGCCGTCAGCGACGCGGGCGGTCTCGGCTCGTTCGGCCTCTACGGATACTCGGGCGACCGCATCCGCGAGACGGCTTCTGCGCTCAGGGCCGCGACGGGCCGCCCGTTCGCACTGAACCTCTGGCTTCCCACCGGTGACGAGGTCGTCCCGGCCGAGGCCGACCTCGCCGCGGCCCGCGCGGCGGTCGCTCCGCTCCTGGCCGCGGCCGGTGTCGCAGACCCGCCTCTGCCGTCCGCGTTCCTCCCTTCCCTCGACGAGCAGCTCGACGCGGTGTGGGATGCCGCGCCCGCCGTCCTCAGCGTCGTGTTCGGCGTGCCGGCGGCCGAGACCGTCGCCGAGGCTCATCGCCGCGGCATCCGTGTCGTGGGGACCGCCACCTCCGTCGCCGAGGCCGTCGCGTTGGCGGACGGGGGAGTGGACGCGATCGTCGCGAGCGGCGCGGAGGCCGCCGGGCATCGGGTGACCTTCCTGCGTCCCGCGGAGGATTCGCTCGTGGGGACGTTCGCCCTGGTCCCGCAAGTGGTCGACGCTGTCGACGTCCCGGTCCTCGCCGCGGGCGGGATCGCCGACCGCCGGGGTGTCGCCGCCGCGTTCGCGCTCGGCGCGGCGGGAGTGCAAGTCGGGAGCGCGTTCCTCCGCACCCGGGCCTCGGCCGCTTCCGACGCGCACCGCGACGCGCTCCGAGCTGCGGCGGACACCGACACGGTCCTGACCCGCGCGATGAGCGGGCGGCTGGCCCGAGGCATCCCGAATCGGGCGGTCCGTGCCATCGAGGACGCGGATGCCATCGCCGCGTTCCCCGCGCAGAACTGGCTCACCGGGGTGGTCCGCGCGGCGGCGCGGGACGACGGGGAACTGATCTCGCTCTGGGCGGGACAGGCGGCAGGGCTGTCGCGCTCGGACAACGCGGATGAAGTCTTCGCGGAGCTCGCGGCAGGCCTGCCGCCGGCATCCCGCTGACACAGACCGTCACCTGCGGGAATCATCCACACGGATGCGTGTTGTATTGAGAGGTCCGCGCGGGCCACAGCCTTCGCGCGCCTCCCTTCCCCCTCACCAAGGAGACCCATGTCCCGTCGTCGTACCGCCGCACTCGGAGCCCTCGCCCTCAGCGCCGTCCTGGCGCTCACCGCCTGCTCCTCGAGCTCGAACGGGACGGACGCCGCCGGCGACGACCTCGGTCTCGCGAAGGGCGGCACGCTCACGGTCGCGACAGAGGGGACCTACCGGCCCTTCACGTACCACGACGAAAGCGGCAAGCTCGTCGGCTACGACGTCGAGATCATCGAGGCCGTCGCGAAGAAGCTCGACCTGAACATCGAGTTCCAGGAGACGCAGTGGGACGGCATCTTCGCCGGTCTCGACGCGGGGCGCGTCGACGTCATCGCGAACCAGGTCTCGATCAACCCCGAGCGCGAGGAGAAGTACCTCTTCAGCGAGCCGTACACGGTCTCGCCGAGCGTCGTCGTGGTCAAGGACAGCGACGACTCGATCTCGAGCTTCGCCGACCTCAAG is a genomic window containing:
- a CDS encoding amino acid ABC transporter substrate-binding protein, whose protein sequence is MSRRRTAALGALALSAVLALTACSSSSNGTDAAGDDLGLAKGGTLTVATEGTYRPFTYHDESGKLVGYDVEIIEAVAKKLDLNIEFQETQWDGIFAGLDAGRVDVIANQVSINPEREEKYLFSEPYTVSPSVVVVKDSDDSISSFADLKGKKTAQSLTSNFYKLAEEAGADVTPIEGWAQAVELLRQDRVEATVNDKLTFLDYEKTDGPTGLKIAAETDPAKSAVVTTKNKKALIEKIDGALADLREDGTLAEISEKYFGADVTE
- a CDS encoding NAD(P)H-dependent flavin oxidoreductase, yielding MARDIETLFDIEAPIVLGPFGGLSSVALTAAVSDAGGLGSFGLYGYSGDRIRETASALRAATGRPFALNLWLPTGDEVVPAEADLAAARAAVAPLLAAAGVADPPLPSAFLPSLDEQLDAVWDAAPAVLSVVFGVPAAETVAEAHRRGIRVVGTATSVAEAVALADGGVDAIVASGAEAAGHRVTFLRPAEDSLVGTFALVPQVVDAVDVPVLAAGGIADRRGVAAAFALGAAGVQVGSAFLRTRASAASDAHRDALRAAADTDTVLTRAMSGRLARGIPNRAVRAIEDADAIAAFPAQNWLTGVVRAAARDDGELISLWAGQAAGLSRSDNADEVFAELAAGLPPASR